The Stieleria sp. JC731 genome has a segment encoding these proteins:
- a CDS encoding YbdK family carboxylate-amine ligase, translating into MSKFVFRANDRPSLGIELELGVVDAETFALTSQSNQLLAAVEPPYRDSCKHELMQCCVEVISGVSDSVQDAREDLSGKLSVLQRAAECQGLQLWWGATHPFSHWLDQTVTDDERYKSLMRLLQEMARRLITFGLHVHVGVDSGDKAVMICDRIMHHLPLLLALSSSSPYWEGRDTGLHSHRSKVMEGLPTAGLPTLMRNWSEYVWLVNHMVDTGFINTIREIWWDVRPHHNFGTVEVRMCDMPGNMDHVCGLAALIQCLVKFLSDEIDNGTYQFDCHPMMVRQNKWRASRYGLTAMLVNTYDYSQQSVPEIACDLVDKLQGVAQDLGCETELLYVKEIASSGGWAERQRSILRETGSAKEIVRQLTEQSLVAI; encoded by the coding sequence ATGAGCAAGTTCGTATTCCGTGCCAACGATCGTCCAAGTCTTGGGATTGAGCTCGAGTTGGGGGTCGTCGATGCGGAAACGTTCGCGCTGACATCGCAAAGTAATCAATTGCTGGCTGCGGTTGAGCCTCCTTATCGAGATTCCTGCAAGCATGAGCTGATGCAGTGCTGTGTGGAAGTGATCAGCGGTGTAAGCGATAGTGTTCAGGACGCACGCGAAGATTTGTCTGGGAAGCTCTCCGTTTTGCAACGGGCAGCCGAGTGTCAGGGGCTTCAATTGTGGTGGGGAGCGACACATCCCTTTAGTCACTGGCTTGATCAGACCGTCACCGATGATGAACGCTACAAGAGTTTGATGCGTTTGTTGCAGGAGATGGCGAGGCGACTGATCACTTTTGGCTTGCACGTACACGTCGGCGTTGACAGCGGCGACAAGGCCGTGATGATCTGCGATCGCATCATGCATCACCTGCCTCTCTTGCTGGCCCTATCGTCCAGCAGTCCTTATTGGGAAGGACGCGACACCGGCCTACATTCGCACCGCAGCAAAGTCATGGAAGGCTTGCCGACGGCCGGGTTGCCCACGTTGATGCGAAACTGGAGTGAGTACGTCTGGTTGGTGAACCATATGGTCGATACGGGATTCATCAACACGATCCGTGAGATCTGGTGGGACGTCCGTCCACACCATAATTTCGGAACGGTGGAAGTCCGCATGTGCGACATGCCGGGCAACATGGATCACGTTTGTGGACTGGCAGCATTGATCCAGTGTTTAGTCAAATTCCTCAGCGATGAAATTGACAACGGAACCTATCAGTTCGATTGTCATCCGATGATGGTACGACAGAACAAGTGGCGCGCATCACGCTATGGGCTGACCGCGATGTTGGTCAACACCTACGATTATTCTCAGCAATCGGTGCCCGAAATCGCTTGCGATCTAGTCGATAAATTGCAAGGGGTCGCGCAAGATCTTGGTTGTGAAACAGAGCTGTTGTATGTAAAAGAGATCGCGAGCAGCGGCGGATGGGCAGAACGACAGCGTTCGATCCTGAGAGAGACTGGTTCCGCAAAGGAGATCGTGCGACAATTAACGGAACAGTCGCTCGTCGCGATCTGA
- a CDS encoding DUF2235 domain-containing protein, protein MGKNIVVCCDGTGNEFEIDQTNVLRLHYGLQTDENQVAFYSPGVGTFSPSMALTRPGQAFSRTLGLAFGAGYRQTIEHAYWFIVQHFVPGDRIFLFGFSRGAYTARIIAALLHGVGILWQGNRHMVPYALNEIESRRNKRINFDRLTRFRKQFSRPLAEKPYIFLGLWDTVSSISWAYDYLRYAYSANNPSVSVVRHAVAIDEYRAFFTQNLFTRREDQDFKEVWFAGSHSDVGGGYPESQSGLAKITMQWMVMQAFQAGVLFDPNRIESLLAGAEPSTYADDLHRSLTWKWWAAEFFPKQTFGMRIPRPHLARRRQVVARVRGKRQAQKPLLHETAIRRFEDRAMKYRPRNWPKEYDIEPEIDRDNSMTNPLPTAVGKVAG, encoded by the coding sequence ATGGGCAAGAATATTGTTGTCTGTTGTGACGGAACCGGCAACGAATTCGAAATCGATCAAACCAACGTGTTGCGTCTGCACTATGGATTGCAGACCGATGAGAATCAGGTGGCCTTTTACTCGCCTGGCGTTGGAACGTTCAGTCCGTCGATGGCGTTGACTCGACCCGGCCAAGCATTCAGTCGAACGTTGGGCTTGGCCTTTGGTGCAGGCTATAGGCAAACGATCGAGCATGCCTACTGGTTTATTGTCCAACACTTCGTCCCGGGCGATCGGATTTTTCTGTTTGGATTTAGCCGCGGCGCCTACACGGCTCGAATCATTGCGGCACTGTTGCACGGGGTTGGGATCTTGTGGCAAGGCAATCGCCATATGGTTCCCTATGCCCTTAATGAAATCGAAAGTCGCCGAAACAAGCGAATCAACTTCGATCGATTGACGCGGTTTCGAAAACAGTTCTCACGCCCGCTCGCTGAAAAACCCTACATTTTTTTAGGGCTGTGGGATACGGTGTCTTCGATCTCGTGGGCGTATGACTATTTGCGTTATGCCTATTCGGCGAACAATCCCAGTGTTAGCGTTGTTCGTCATGCGGTGGCGATTGATGAGTACCGTGCCTTTTTCACTCAGAATCTTTTCACCCGTCGGGAAGATCAGGATTTCAAAGAAGTTTGGTTCGCAGGGTCACATTCGGACGTCGGAGGCGGCTATCCCGAATCGCAAAGCGGTCTAGCAAAGATCACAATGCAGTGGATGGTGATGCAGGCGTTTCAAGCGGGAGTGCTCTTTGACCCCAACCGGATCGAATCGCTATTAGCCGGTGCAGAACCGTCGACCTATGCAGACGATCTACATCGATCGCTGACTTGGAAGTGGTGGGCTGCGGAGTTCTTTCCGAAGCAAACATTTGGGATGCGGATTCCGCGGCCACACCTAGCACGACGTCGTCAGGTCGTCGCGCGCGTTCGCGGAAAACGCCAAGCCCAAAAGCCGCTGTTGCATGAAACGGCTATTCGGCGATTCGAAGATCGTGCGATGAAGTATCGCCCCCGGAACTGGCCCAAAGAATATGACATTGAGCCGGAAATCGACCGTGATAATTCGATGACGAACCCGCTGCCTACCGCAGTGGGTAAAGTCGCTGGCTAG
- the sthA gene encoding Si-specific NAD(P)(+) transhydrogenase, producing the protein MSDSDFDFDLFVIGTGPGGEGAAMQAGKGGLRVGVAERYRQIGGGCTHWGTIPSKALRYTITNTMNVLKNPVFREMGIHASPTMEQLRRGTTEIIAKQVTMRQSFYDRNSVPVHYGHARFIDDHTILIDETEKIRAKSFVIATGARPYHPPNVDFNHPHIYDSDTILGMAEKPGTITIYGAGVVGTEYASMFRNLGVKVNLVNTRSRLLEFLDDEIVDALAYHLRDQGVVIRNDEVVEKIEGIGDGVILHLKSGKRIKSDALLWANGRSGNTENLGLENVGLEVNKRGQLEVDQQFQTSRDHIYAVGDVIGYPSLASAAYTQGRAAAMHILERKDGNLRLDDIPTGIYTSPEISSVGQTERQLTEACVPYEVGQAQFKSLARAQIMGTTVGMLKILFHRETRKVLGVHCFGANASEIIHIGQAVMDSHDLNLEYFFETTFNYPTMAEAYRVAALNGYNRLF; encoded by the coding sequence ATGAGCGATTCGGACTTTGATTTTGATCTATTCGTCATCGGGACAGGCCCCGGTGGGGAAGGCGCCGCGATGCAGGCTGGAAAAGGCGGACTGCGGGTTGGCGTCGCGGAGCGATATCGCCAAATCGGGGGTGGCTGCACACACTGGGGGACGATTCCCAGTAAAGCACTTCGGTACACGATCACCAACACGATGAACGTGCTGAAGAACCCAGTTTTCCGTGAGATGGGGATTCATGCCAGCCCCACAATGGAACAGCTTCGCAGGGGCACCACGGAAATCATTGCCAAGCAAGTCACGATGCGGCAATCATTCTATGACCGCAACAGTGTGCCCGTTCACTATGGCCATGCCCGCTTTATCGATGACCATACCATTCTGATCGATGAGACGGAAAAGATTCGCGCCAAATCATTTGTCATCGCGACCGGAGCGCGTCCCTATCATCCGCCAAACGTCGACTTCAACCACCCTCATATTTACGACAGCGATACCATCCTTGGCATGGCTGAAAAGCCCGGCACGATCACCATCTATGGTGCGGGTGTTGTCGGCACCGAATACGCTTCGATGTTTCGTAACCTTGGCGTCAAAGTCAACTTGGTCAACACCCGAAGCCGTTTGCTGGAATTCCTCGATGACGAAATCGTCGACGCCCTCGCGTACCACCTGCGTGACCAAGGCGTCGTGATCCGCAACGATGAAGTCGTCGAGAAGATCGAAGGCATTGGCGACGGCGTGATCCTGCACCTCAAGAGCGGTAAACGCATCAAATCGGATGCGCTGCTCTGGGCCAATGGTCGCAGCGGCAACACTGAAAACCTTGGCCTGGAAAACGTCGGCCTGGAGGTCAATAAACGCGGACAACTGGAAGTCGACCAACAATTCCAAACCTCCCGCGATCACATTTACGCGGTCGGCGACGTGATCGGATATCCGTCCTTGGCAAGCGCCGCCTACACACAAGGCCGCGCCGCCGCGATGCATATTTTGGAACGCAAAGACGGCAACTTGCGACTCGATGACATTCCGACAGGGATTTATACAAGCCCCGAAATTAGCTCCGTCGGGCAGACCGAACGGCAGCTTACCGAAGCATGCGTGCCCTACGAGGTCGGGCAAGCTCAATTCAAAAGCTTGGCTCGCGCCCAAATCATGGGAACGACTGTTGGCATGCTAAAGATTCTTTTCCACCGCGAAACACGAAAGGTGCTCGGTGTTCATTGCTTTGGCGCCAATGCATCGGAAATCATCCACATCGGACAAGCGGTCATGGATTCACATGACCTGAACTTGGAATACTTTTTCGAAACCACGTTCAACTACCCGACGATGGCCGAAGCGTACCGCGTTGCAGCCTTGAATGGATACAACCGGCTGTTCTAG
- a CDS encoding carbon-nitrogen hydrolase family protein: protein MLIVCVQSDVTFADVDHNVTRVCTWLEQAARLESASGEDTKLVVFPECMLSGYVFETRDSAIAASISIDSEAFRQIARVCHQHKLLAVIGFLERHHDQFFNACALVGGEGNIACYRKVHLPHLGVDRFADRGTQPYHCVEASIGGADPFRLGMAICYDGSFSEPIRCLALEGADLIALPTNWPVEGQQVAEIVPRARSHENHLYFAAANRVGTENGTSFAGRSSICGPDGMVLGKLDHCEEGMIYANVDVTLSRKKRIERVPGEHVIDRFADRQPSYYGKIVE, encoded by the coding sequence ATGTTGATCGTCTGTGTCCAATCCGACGTCACGTTCGCGGACGTCGATCACAACGTTACACGTGTGTGTACGTGGTTGGAGCAAGCCGCAAGGCTCGAAAGTGCATCTGGCGAAGACACCAAATTGGTTGTTTTTCCTGAGTGTATGCTATCCGGCTACGTCTTCGAGACTCGGGATTCGGCCATCGCGGCATCGATTTCAATCGACAGTGAAGCGTTCCGTCAGATCGCCAGAGTCTGTCATCAGCACAAGCTTTTGGCTGTCATCGGGTTCCTCGAACGACATCATGACCAGTTTTTCAATGCGTGCGCATTGGTCGGTGGTGAGGGGAACATCGCCTGCTATCGAAAAGTCCACTTACCACATTTGGGAGTCGATCGATTTGCCGACCGTGGTACTCAACCATACCATTGTGTCGAGGCAAGCATTGGTGGGGCTGATCCGTTCCGACTGGGGATGGCAATTTGTTACGACGGATCTTTTTCCGAACCGATCCGATGTTTGGCGCTCGAGGGCGCCGATCTGATCGCACTACCGACCAATTGGCCAGTCGAAGGTCAACAGGTCGCCGAAATCGTTCCACGTGCCCGTAGTCACGAAAATCATCTGTACTTCGCAGCGGCAAATCGAGTCGGTACCGAGAACGGAACGAGCTTCGCCGGACGAAGTTCGATTTGCGGTCCCGACGGCATGGTGCTGGGGAAACTAGACCATTGCGAAGAAGGAATGATCTATGCGAATGTTGATGTGACGCTGTCGCGGAAGAAGCGGATCGAGCGGGTTCCCGGTGAACATGTGATCGATCGATTCGCCGATCGGCAGCCAAGCTACTACGGCAAGATTGTTGAGTAG
- a CDS encoding polysaccharide biosynthesis/export family protein: MKHSDQASFDQSRRITKSMALRLALVVFACVVTTSANAQTLETGSSQAVTIEGRIDSEPDCGCRNVPGGYPCKSGCAKCMMGVDCANHCGAEARWRDMCPMDFGAYGPGGYAGPSRYAHLGVYRLRPGDQLQVFYLITRRQNQGEYRLAPGDEVLIESVADEDLQRGTLDRGLVIQPDGTITVRLLGQIHAAGLTVSQLRDVLEQKYKKLYDEPSIDVTPVVVNKLAEDIRNAVGGASGLQQQALTVTVMPDGKIRLPGIGGICVQGFSLPELKKEINLRYQEIVIGLEAEPILTQQAAHFVYVLGNVASPSRIQLTTPTTVLGAIAQAGGNTPDGNMRQVVILRRAEDWRLVSTMLDLQGAIYGKRPNPSDEIWLRDGDVVIVPARPIVRLDNWIDQVFTRGLYGVLPVSFDGD, from the coding sequence ATGAAACACAGCGATCAAGCTTCCTTCGATCAATCACGTCGAATCACAAAGTCGATGGCTTTGCGACTGGCACTCGTCGTCTTCGCCTGTGTTGTCACGACTTCGGCCAATGCTCAAACTCTCGAAACGGGCTCTTCACAAGCCGTCACGATCGAAGGACGTATCGATAGTGAGCCCGATTGTGGATGTCGTAATGTTCCCGGTGGATACCCATGCAAATCGGGCTGTGCAAAGTGCATGATGGGTGTCGACTGTGCCAATCATTGTGGTGCCGAAGCCCGATGGCGTGACATGTGCCCAATGGATTTTGGAGCCTACGGCCCGGGTGGATATGCCGGGCCATCACGCTACGCACATTTGGGTGTCTATCGCCTTCGTCCTGGTGATCAGTTGCAAGTGTTCTACTTGATCACCCGTCGTCAAAACCAAGGTGAATACCGACTCGCACCTGGCGACGAAGTTTTGATCGAATCGGTGGCTGACGAAGACTTGCAACGCGGCACCCTTGATCGCGGATTAGTAATTCAGCCGGATGGCACCATCACTGTTCGTTTGCTTGGACAGATTCACGCTGCCGGATTAACCGTCAGTCAACTGCGTGATGTGTTGGAGCAGAAATACAAAAAGCTGTATGACGAGCCATCGATCGACGTCACACCCGTTGTTGTCAACAAGCTTGCCGAAGACATCCGCAACGCGGTCGGTGGTGCGAGCGGTCTTCAGCAACAAGCATTGACCGTCACCGTGATGCCCGATGGCAAGATTCGTTTGCCTGGCATTGGCGGGATCTGTGTCCAAGGCTTCTCGTTGCCTGAGCTAAAGAAGGAAATCAACCTTCGCTATCAAGAAATCGTTATCGGTTTGGAAGCCGAGCCGATCCTGACTCAGCAGGCGGCACACTTTGTCTATGTTTTGGGCAACGTCGCGTCACCATCAAGAATTCAGCTGACCACACCGACGACTGTCCTTGGCGCAATTGCACAAGCCGGTGGCAACACACCCGATGGCAATATGCGTCAGGTCGTGATCCTTCGCCGCGCCGAAGATTGGCGTTTGGTTTCGACGATGCTGGATCTACAAGGCGCGATCTATGGCAAACGCCCCAATCCTAGCGACGAGATCTGGCTACGCGATGGTGACGTTGTCATTGTGCCAGCACGTCCGATCGTCCGCTTGGACAATTGGATCGATCAAGTCTTCACTCGCGGACTCTATGGCGTCCTTCCGGTTTCATTCGACGGCGATTGA
- a CDS encoding EAL domain-containing protein has translation MSSVDSSALERRTHDSAIKGDVWFLSGSLEPRDTLRHLPIDEDEFTIGRKPGCSLKLQFNTVSGKHAVLSVRDGVLYLRDLGSTNGTYVNGERLHGETTIEEEDLLHFAEAPFRVLRQSPTGQATGTIARNVCDEALALVQFDRMMSEKLVRPHFQVIVEMDSQNVVGHEILGRGKVFGLESVAAMFNAASQLNLEVELSQLLRWEGIRVGRDLPPRPNLFVNTHPKELEDADKLIDSLVKVRQIADNADLVLEIHEASVTNRKVMRELSAAVNDLNIELAFDDFGSGQARLAELIESKPDYVKFDISLIHGIDHAGAARRQMLETLVKMVRDLEIKALAEGIETSSEAQTCSDIGFDLAQGYFYGRPTPI, from the coding sequence ATGAGCTCGGTCGACAGCTCCGCTCTGGAACGACGAACCCACGATTCCGCCATCAAAGGCGACGTGTGGTTTCTGTCCGGTTCATTGGAGCCCCGAGACACGCTACGCCACCTGCCAATCGATGAAGACGAATTCACGATCGGTCGGAAACCGGGATGCTCACTGAAGCTGCAATTCAATACCGTCAGTGGCAAGCATGCCGTCCTTTCGGTTCGTGATGGCGTTCTATATCTACGTGACCTTGGCAGTACCAACGGGACTTACGTCAATGGTGAACGCCTTCATGGCGAAACCACGATCGAAGAAGAAGACCTGTTGCACTTTGCCGAAGCGCCATTTCGTGTCCTTCGACAATCGCCAACCGGTCAAGCCACTGGCACGATTGCACGCAATGTTTGCGACGAAGCACTGGCACTCGTTCAGTTCGATCGGATGATGAGCGAAAAATTGGTGCGTCCACACTTCCAAGTCATCGTGGAAATGGACAGCCAGAATGTTGTCGGACACGAGATCCTTGGCCGCGGCAAAGTCTTTGGCCTTGAATCAGTCGCGGCAATGTTCAATGCGGCCAGCCAACTGAATCTGGAAGTCGAACTGAGCCAACTGCTTCGCTGGGAAGGCATCCGTGTTGGACGTGACCTACCGCCACGACCCAACCTGTTTGTGAACACCCATCCCAAAGAACTCGAGGACGCAGACAAGCTGATCGATTCGCTTGTGAAAGTCCGTCAGATCGCAGACAACGCTGACTTGGTTCTGGAAATCCACGAAGCCAGCGTGACCAACCGTAAAGTGATGCGCGAGCTATCTGCCGCCGTCAACGATTTGAACATTGAACTTGCCTTTGATGACTTCGGCTCTGGACAGGCGAGACTGGCGGAACTGATCGAATCGAAGCCGGACTATGTTAAGTTCGATATCAGCTTGATCCACGGGATCGATCATGCGGGTGCGGCGCGACGACAAATGCTCGAAACGTTGGTCAAAATGGTTCGCGACTTGGAAATAAAAGCCCTCGCCGAAGGCATCGAAACGTCAAGCGAAGCTCAAACCTGTTCCGACATCGGTTTCGATCTCGCGCAAGGTTACTTCTACGGTCGCCCTACACCGATCTAG
- a CDS encoding AAA family ATPase — translation MSVSVHDTHAVDLGLLGSLLTDDTFWPAETSSIAETGLSDSYVEGLILKSILSVGTMSGRHLAEFIGLPFKVIDPILDSMRTRKLVAHVRPAPFNDYYYSLTELGQTRAQAQMEQCSYVGPAPVPLSDYVLSVEAQAAGLEPVTENQLGKALSKISYRRELLDCLGPAINSNTGLFLFGQPGNGKTTIARCLTECLGQEIWIPAAILDDGNLIKLQDDAFHRPSPVPENCGNLLKAQEWDRRWLRIQRPTVMVGGELSMENLEVRHDPRSNICEAPLQMKSNCGCLLIDDFGRQRIAPEELLNRWIVPLENRCDFLTLPTGKKIQIPFEQLLIFSTNLDPGDLVDEAFLRRVPYKIFVDDPDATEYRELMKAVMHQMGFPETPEASDYMLAYYQKTKRSPRRCHPRDLLKQVESFCRYRQQPLSMRPDYLERACRSYFSDL, via the coding sequence ATGTCTGTCTCCGTCCACGACACGCACGCCGTCGATCTCGGCTTGCTTGGTAGTCTGCTAACTGACGATACCTTTTGGCCTGCGGAAACCAGTTCGATCGCCGAGACAGGATTAAGCGATTCGTATGTCGAGGGATTGATTTTAAAGTCAATCCTATCAGTCGGTACGATGAGTGGTCGGCACCTGGCCGAATTCATCGGGCTGCCTTTCAAAGTCATCGATCCGATTTTGGATTCGATGCGAACGCGAAAGCTCGTCGCGCACGTTCGACCGGCACCCTTCAACGACTATTACTACTCGTTGACCGAGCTCGGACAAACTCGCGCCCAAGCTCAAATGGAACAGTGCAGCTATGTCGGACCTGCGCCTGTCCCGCTATCCGACTATGTATTAAGCGTCGAAGCTCAGGCAGCGGGTTTAGAACCTGTGACAGAAAACCAGCTTGGCAAAGCGCTTTCAAAGATCTCCTACCGACGCGAATTGCTGGATTGTCTTGGACCTGCGATCAACAGCAATACAGGCTTATTTTTGTTTGGCCAGCCTGGAAACGGAAAGACGACGATCGCACGTTGTTTGACAGAATGCCTTGGCCAAGAGATTTGGATTCCTGCCGCCATTCTTGACGACGGAAATCTGATCAAACTGCAAGACGATGCGTTTCATCGCCCTTCGCCAGTGCCGGAAAACTGCGGCAACTTATTGAAAGCGCAGGAGTGGGATCGACGTTGGTTGCGAATCCAACGCCCGACGGTGATGGTCGGTGGTGAGTTGTCGATGGAAAACCTCGAAGTAAGGCACGATCCTCGGAGCAACATCTGTGAAGCTCCGCTACAGATGAAAAGCAATTGTGGCTGCTTGCTGATCGACGATTTCGGACGCCAGAGAATCGCACCCGAAGAGTTGTTGAATCGTTGGATTGTTCCGCTGGAAAATCGTTGTGATTTCCTGACACTGCCAACCGGCAAGAAGATTCAAATCCCGTTTGAACAACTGCTCATCTTTTCGACCAATCTAGATCCTGGCGATCTTGTCGATGAAGCATTCTTAAGACGCGTGCCATACAAAATCTTTGTCGACGATCCAGATGCAACTGAATATCGCGAATTGATGAAAGCGGTGATGCATCAGATGGGGTTTCCTGAGACACCAGAAGCATCCGACTACATGCTGGCGTATTACCAAAAGACAAAACGCTCACCACGTCGCTGTCACCCACGTGATCTGTTAAAGCAAGTTGAATCGTTTTGTCGCTACCGACAACAACCATTGTCGATGCGTCCGGACTATCTCGAACGCGCATGTCGAAGCTATTTCAGCGACCTATAA